From Phenylobacterium immobile (ATCC 35973), a single genomic window includes:
- the topA gene encoding type I DNA topoisomerase produces the protein MKLVVVESPAKAKTINKYLGSDYTVLASYGHVRDLPPKDGSVKPDDDFAMTWEADAKGAKRLSDIAEAAKGADQIILATDPDREGEAISWHVLEVLRKKRGLKDIAVQRVVFNAITKSAVTEAMKAPRDLDMELVEAYLARRALDYLVGFTLSPVLWRKLPGSRSAGRVQSVALRLVVDREIEIEKFRTQEYWTVEADVSAGGDPFTARLAKFGGKRLTKFDLGDEAAATTARDAVRESQFTVTALEKKPARRSPPPPFTTSTLQQEASRKLGFSAQRTMQAAQKLYEGVDIGGETVGLITYMRTDGVQTAPEALDEARDVIGGLYGAPYVPEKARIYSTKAKNAQEAHEAIRPTSLARNPGRMRLDPDLGRLYELIWKRMIASQMESARLERTTIDMETSDGRIGLRATGQVVLFDGYLAVYEEGRDDADDEEGGRLPIVHEGADARVAEARADQHFTEPPPRYSEASLVKKMEELGIGRPSTYASVLGVLRDRGYVRMEKNRFHPEDNGRLLTVFLESFFRRYVEYDFTADLEEKLDLVSAGDLDWKVLLREFWNDFHAKTEEVSGLRTRDVLDELNNVLAPFLFPQVSEGADPRVCPTCGTGHLSLKTSRFGPFVGCSNYPECRYTRPIGQQTEGDAPSGDRELGTDPVTGETVFLKSGRFGPYVQLGEGEKPKRSSLPKGWSAPDMDLEKGLRLLRLPREVGLHPEDSQPITAGIGRFGPFVLHAGTYANLPSADEVFDVGVNRAVALLAEKRAGRAGRGEANALKDLGAHPVDGAPIKVLSGRYGPYIKHGSTNANLPKGTDPQDLTLEEAVKLIAEREAKGGGKKKPAAKKAPAKAKAPPKTTAKVVKTKSPAKKATARKKAPAKKVADA, from the coding sequence GGAGGCCGACGCCAAGGGCGCCAAACGCCTGTCCGACATCGCCGAAGCCGCCAAGGGCGCCGACCAGATCATCCTGGCCACCGACCCCGACCGCGAGGGCGAGGCCATCTCCTGGCACGTCCTGGAGGTTCTGCGGAAGAAGCGCGGCTTGAAGGACATCGCCGTCCAGCGCGTCGTCTTCAACGCCATCACCAAGTCCGCTGTCACCGAAGCCATGAAGGCCCCGCGCGACCTCGACATGGAATTGGTCGAGGCCTATCTCGCGCGCCGCGCCCTCGACTATCTTGTGGGCTTCACCCTCTCGCCCGTGCTTTGGCGCAAGTTGCCGGGTTCGCGTTCGGCCGGCCGCGTGCAGTCGGTGGCGCTCCGTCTCGTGGTCGACCGCGAGATCGAAATCGAGAAATTCCGCACCCAGGAATATTGGACCGTCGAGGCCGACGTCTCGGCCGGCGGCGACCCCTTCACCGCCCGCCTCGCCAAGTTCGGCGGCAAGCGCCTGACCAAGTTCGACCTGGGCGACGAGGCCGCCGCCACCACCGCCCGCGACGCGGTGCGCGAGTCGCAGTTCACTGTCACGGCGCTCGAGAAGAAGCCGGCCCGGCGCTCACCGCCGCCGCCTTTCACCACTTCGACCCTGCAGCAGGAGGCCTCGCGCAAGCTCGGCTTCTCGGCTCAGCGCACCATGCAGGCGGCCCAGAAACTCTATGAGGGCGTCGACATCGGCGGCGAGACCGTCGGCCTCATCACCTACATGCGGACCGATGGCGTGCAGACCGCGCCCGAAGCCCTCGACGAGGCGCGCGATGTCATCGGTGGTCTGTACGGGGCGCCTTATGTGCCCGAGAAGGCCCGCATCTATTCGACCAAGGCCAAGAACGCTCAGGAGGCCCACGAAGCGATCCGCCCGACGTCGCTGGCCCGCAACCCCGGCCGCATGCGCCTCGATCCCGACCTCGGCCGGCTCTACGAGCTGATCTGGAAGCGGATGATCGCCTCGCAGATGGAATCGGCGCGGCTCGAGCGCACCACCATCGACATGGAGACCTCCGACGGCCGTATCGGCCTGCGCGCCACCGGCCAGGTCGTGCTCTTCGACGGTTACCTCGCCGTCTATGAGGAAGGCCGCGACGACGCCGACGACGAGGAAGGCGGCCGCCTGCCCATCGTCCATGAAGGCGCCGACGCCCGGGTCGCCGAAGCCCGCGCGGACCAGCACTTCACCGAGCCGCCCCCGCGCTACTCCGAAGCCAGCCTCGTCAAGAAGATGGAGGAGCTCGGCATCGGCCGGCCGTCCACCTACGCCTCGGTCCTGGGGGTCCTTCGCGACCGCGGCTACGTCCGCATGGAGAAGAATCGCTTCCATCCCGAGGACAACGGCCGGCTGCTGACCGTCTTCCTGGAAAGCTTCTTCCGTCGCTACGTCGAGTACGACTTCACCGCCGACCTTGAGGAAAAGCTCGACCTGGTCTCGGCGGGCGATCTCGACTGGAAGGTCCTGCTCCGCGAGTTCTGGAACGACTTCCACGCCAAGACCGAGGAGGTCAGCGGCCTGCGCACCCGCGACGTGCTTGACGAACTGAACAATGTCCTCGCGCCCTTCCTCTTTCCGCAGGTCTCGGAAGGCGCCGACCCGCGCGTCTGCCCGACCTGCGGCACGGGGCATCTCAGCCTGAAGACCAGCCGCTTCGGCCCCTTTGTCGGCTGCTCCAACTATCCGGAATGCCGCTACACCCGTCCCATCGGCCAGCAGACCGAGGGCGATGCGCCCAGCGGCGACCGTGAACTGGGCACAGACCCCGTCACCGGCGAGACGGTCTTTCTGAAGTCCGGCCGCTTCGGCCCCTACGTCCAGCTGGGAGAGGGCGAAAAGCCCAAGCGCTCCAGCCTGCCCAAGGGCTGGTCGGCGCCGGACATGGACCTGGAGAAGGGCCTGCGCCTGCTGCGCCTGCCGCGCGAAGTTGGGCTGCACCCCGAAGACAGCCAGCCGATCACCGCTGGAATCGGCCGCTTCGGACCCTTCGTCCTGCACGCCGGCACCTATGCGAACCTGCCGAGCGCCGACGAGGTCTTCGATGTCGGCGTGAACCGCGCCGTGGCCCTCCTCGCCGAAAAGCGCGCCGGCCGCGCCGGCCGCGGCGAGGCGAACGCGCTCAAGGACCTGGGCGCCCACCCCGTCGACGGCGCACCGATCAAGGTGCTCTCTGGCCGCTACGGCCCCTACATCAAGCACGGCTCGACCAACGCCAACCTGCCCAAGGGGACCGACCCCCAGGACCTGACCCTGGAAGAGGCCGTCAAGCTCATCGCGGAACGCGAGGCCAAGGGCGGCGGCAAGAAGAAGCCCGCCGCCAAGAAGGCCCCTGCCAAGGCGAAGGCCCCGCCCAAGACCACCGCCAAGGTCGTCAAGACCAAGTCGCCGGCCAAGAAAGCCACCGCCAGGAAGAAGGCGCCGGCGAAGAAGGTGGCGGACGCCTAA